A single genomic interval of Malania oleifera isolate guangnan ecotype guangnan chromosome 13, ASM2987363v1, whole genome shotgun sequence harbors:
- the LOC131146831 gene encoding uncharacterized protein LOC131146831, whose amino-acid sequence MGIIRSSFSFILGTACGVYVAQNYNVPNIKKLANTALFMAKHVEEKYRKPKKRDDNDDL is encoded by the coding sequence ATGGGTATAATACGAAGCAGCTTCTCCTTCATTCTCGGGACTGCTTGTGGCGTCTACGTTGCTCAGAACTACAACGTTCCCAACATTAAGAAGCTCGCCAACACTGCCCTTTTCATGGCCAAGCACGTCGAAGAGAAGTATCGGAAGCCCAAGAAGCGGGACGACAACGACGACCTTTAG
- the LOC131146828 gene encoding thaumatin-like protein 1, protein MDIQTILLFLGAIFISSLGAQSATFTFKNNCPYTVWPATLSGAGPQPFSTGFELATGASSTLDVAAPWSGRIWARTGCAADAAGKFTCATADCASGQLACNGAGAIPPATLVELTLAPNGGQDFYDMSLVDGFNLPLSLAPQGGSGDCKATSCPKSVNAVCPAELAVKGGGGGVIACRSACAALNQPQYCCTGSFGKPETCPPTNYSKIFKEQCPEAYSYAYDDKTSTFTCTGGPNYLVTFCP, encoded by the exons ATGGATATTCAAACCATTCTCTTGTTTCTTGGAGCCATCTTCATATCTTCACTTG GAGCCCAGTCCGCCACATTCACCTTCAAAAACAATTGTCCTTACACAGTCTGGCCGGCGACTCTCTCCGGCGCCGGCCCTCAGCCCTTTTCAACTGGATTCGAGTTAGCAACTGGAGCTTCATCCACCCTCGACGTGGCGGCGCCGTGGTCAGGCCGGATATGGGCTCGAACCGGCTGTGCTGCGGATGCTGCTGGGAAGTTCACTTGCGCCACCGCGGACTGTGCCTCTGGCCAACTGGCGTGCAACGGTGCCGGCGCAATCCCTCCAGCAACCCTCGTGGAACTCACCCTGGCGCCGAACGGCGGACAAGATTTCTACGACATGAGCCTCGTCGACGGCTTCAACCTGCCCCTGTCACTGGCTCCGCAAGGTGGCTCCGGCGATTGCAAAGCCACCAGTTGCCCGAAGAGCGTGAACGCAGTCTGCCCAGCGGAGCTAGCCGTGAAGGGAGGCGGCGGCGGCGTAATAGCTTGCAGGAGCGCATGTGCGGCACTTAATCAGCCACAGTACTGTTGTACCGGCAGCTTTGGTAAGCCGGAGACATGCCCACCGACGAACTATTCAAAAATATTCAAGGAGCAGTGCCCTGAAGCATACAGCTACGCTTATGATGATAAAACAAGCACTTTTACGTGCACTGGAGGGCCTAATTACCTTGTTACTTTCTGTCCATGA
- the LOC131146830 gene encoding uncharacterized protein LOC131146830, giving the protein MGIIRSSFSFILGTACGIYVAQNYNVPNIKKLTNTALFMAKHVEEKYRKPKKRDDNDDL; this is encoded by the coding sequence ATGGGTATAATACGAAGCAGCTTCTCCTTCATTCTCGGGACTGCTTGTGGCATCTACGTTGCTCAGAACTACAACGTTCCCAACATTAAGAAGCTCACCAACACTGCCCTTTTCATGGCCAAGCACGTCGAAGAGAAGTATCGGAAGCCCAAGAAGCGGGACGACAACGACGACCTTTAG